In Acidovorax sp. GBBC 1281, a single window of DNA contains:
- a CDS encoding histidine kinase dimerization/phospho-acceptor domain-containing protein encodes MRRLLLWTLGALVVVWGTFVGLGYQTGVHEADELTDGHLASVAALLLNLRASDGVEPSLATQRAPTPWLKAHDYQQSLSVVLWGANGQLLSRTGSAPLPAFDLPDGFADLELGDPPVSWRGFSQWDAAHDRKIMVLLNLDERDDLADDIAGQIIEPGLWLLPVVALALGLAVRRGLRPLYSLSDAVARLDVVRAERLDAGNAPRELDPMVVSINTLLDRQQAALARERRLANEVAHELRTPLSSIVLQARALDGGLSAQEQAQALARIGQDALRAGHVLNQLLALARASRTQLHEAAAPVDLAELARRVSADYAQAAWAREDSIAVAAPGALVWHGNAVLLEIALRNLLENALKHTPHGTRIEVQLGQAEHGGPWLQVVDDGARHHDQGAAPAPVDSLHLGHEIVARVAEAHGARFGPGAVPPPFTTCYRLEFMDSPAGPTG; translated from the coding sequence ATGCGGCGCCTGCTGCTGTGGACGCTGGGCGCGCTGGTGGTCGTGTGGGGCACCTTCGTCGGGCTGGGCTACCAGACCGGGGTGCACGAGGCCGACGAGCTCACCGACGGACACCTGGCCAGCGTCGCCGCGCTGCTGCTCAATTTGCGCGCCTCCGATGGGGTCGAGCCGTCCCTGGCCACGCAGCGCGCGCCCACGCCCTGGCTCAAGGCGCACGACTACCAGCAATCGCTGAGCGTGGTGCTGTGGGGAGCGAACGGCCAGTTGCTGTCGCGCACGGGCAGCGCGCCGCTGCCGGCGTTCGACCTGCCGGACGGCTTCGCCGACCTGGAGCTGGGCGACCCGCCGGTGTCCTGGCGCGGGTTCTCGCAGTGGGATGCGGCCCACGACCGCAAGATCATGGTGCTGCTCAACCTGGACGAGCGCGACGACCTGGCCGACGACATCGCCGGCCAGATCATCGAGCCCGGGCTGTGGCTGCTGCCGGTGGTGGCGCTGGCGCTGGGCCTGGCGGTTCGGCGCGGGCTGCGGCCGCTGTACTCGCTGTCGGACGCCGTGGCCCGGCTGGACGTGGTGCGGGCCGAGCGGCTGGACGCCGGCAACGCCCCGCGCGAGCTCGACCCGATGGTCGTGTCCATCAACACCCTGCTGGACCGCCAGCAGGCGGCGCTGGCGCGCGAGCGGCGGCTGGCCAACGAGGTGGCGCACGAGCTGCGCACGCCGCTGTCGTCCATCGTGCTGCAGGCGCGGGCGCTGGACGGGGGGCTGTCGGCGCAGGAGCAGGCCCAGGCGCTGGCCCGCATCGGGCAGGATGCGCTGCGCGCCGGGCATGTGCTCAACCAGCTCCTCGCCCTGGCACGCGCCAGCCGCACCCAGCTGCACGAGGCGGCCGCGCCCGTCGATCTGGCCGAACTGGCGCGCCGCGTGAGCGCCGACTACGCCCAGGCCGCCTGGGCGCGCGAGGACAGCATCGCCGTCGCGGCGCCCGGCGCGCTGGTCTGGCACGGCAACGCGGTGCTGCTGGAGATCGCCCTGCGCAACCTGCTGGAAAACGCCCTCAAGCACACGCCCCACGGCACCCGCATCGAGGTGCAGCTGGGGCAGGCCGAACACGGCGGCCCCTGGCTGCAGGTGGTGGACGACGGCGCCCGGCACCATGACCAGGGCGCTGCGCCCGCACCGGTGGACAGCCTGCACCTGGGACACGAGATCGTCGCGCGCGTGGCGGAGGCGCACGGCGCACGCTTCGGCCCGGGCGCCGTACCGCCGCCATTCACCACCTGCTACCGTCTGGAATTCATGGATTCCCCGGCGGGGCCGACCGGATAA
- the fba gene encoding class II fructose-bisphosphate aldolase (catalyzes the reversible aldol condensation of dihydroxyacetonephosphate and glyceraldehyde 3-phosphate in the Calvin cycle, glycolysis, and/or gluconeogenesis), giving the protein MPLVSMRELLDHAAENRYGIPAFNVNNLEQVQAVMAAADETGAPVILQASAGARKYAGEAFIKHLIQAAVEAYPHIPLVMHQDHGQNPAVCQGAIDLGFSSVMMDGSLEADGKTIASYEYNVDVTRKVVDMAHKVGVTVEGELGCLGSLETMKGDKEDGHGTDATMTREQLLTDPEQAADFVKRTQLDALAIAIGTSHGAYKFTRKPTGDILAIDRIQEIHRRIPNTHLVMHGSSSVPQDLLEIIRQYGGNMKETYGVPVEEIQKAIQIGVRKINIDTDIRLAMTGAVRKFLAENPEKFDAREWLKPAREAAKAICKQRYIEFGCEGQAPKIKGHSLQVVAGQYAAGALAQVVN; this is encoded by the coding sequence ATGCCTCTCGTCTCGATGCGCGAACTACTCGACCATGCCGCCGAAAACCGCTACGGCATTCCCGCCTTCAACGTGAACAACCTGGAACAGGTCCAGGCCGTCATGGCCGCCGCCGACGAGACGGGCGCCCCGGTCATCCTGCAGGCCAGTGCCGGCGCCCGCAAGTACGCCGGCGAAGCCTTCATCAAGCACCTGATCCAGGCCGCCGTCGAGGCCTACCCCCACATTCCCCTGGTCATGCACCAGGACCACGGTCAGAACCCCGCCGTGTGCCAGGGCGCGATCGACCTGGGTTTTTCGTCCGTGATGATGGACGGCTCGCTCGAGGCCGACGGCAAGACCATCGCCAGCTACGAATACAACGTGGACGTGACGCGCAAGGTCGTGGACATGGCGCACAAGGTCGGCGTCACGGTCGAGGGCGAACTGGGCTGCCTGGGCTCGCTGGAGACCATGAAGGGCGACAAGGAAGACGGCCATGGCACCGACGCCACCATGACGCGCGAGCAACTGCTGACCGATCCCGAGCAGGCCGCCGACTTCGTCAAGCGCACCCAGCTCGACGCGCTGGCCATCGCCATCGGCACCAGCCACGGCGCCTACAAGTTCACGCGCAAGCCCACGGGCGACATCCTGGCCATCGACCGCATCCAGGAAATCCACCGCCGCATCCCCAACACCCACCTGGTGATGCACGGCAGCTCCAGCGTGCCGCAGGATCTGCTGGAGATCATTCGCCAGTACGGCGGCAACATGAAGGAAACCTACGGCGTGCCCGTCGAGGAAATCCAGAAGGCCATCCAGATCGGCGTGCGCAAGATCAACATCGACACCGACATCCGCCTAGCCATGACGGGCGCCGTGCGCAAGTTCCTGGCCGAGAACCCCGAAAAGTTCGACGCCCGCGAATGGCTCAAGCCCGCGCGCGAGGCCGCCAAGGCCATCTGCAAGCAGCGCTACATCGAGTTCGGCTGCGAAGGCCAGGCGCCCAAGATCAAGGGCCACAGCCTGCAGGTCGTGGCCGGCCAGTACGCCGCGGGCGCGCTGGCCCAGGTGGTGAACTGA
- a CDS encoding Re/Si-specific NAD(P)(+) transhydrogenase subunit alpha, which produces MQIGVPAESMVGETRVAATPETVKKLKAQGHAVRIQAGAGVAASVPDAAYAAAGAEIVDAAGAWGADLVLKVRCPTESETPLLRPGATLVGMLNPFDATGLQRLAQAGVTAYALEAAPRTTRAQSMDVLSSQANIAGYKAVMIAADRYQRFFPMLMTAAGTVKAARVVVLGVGVAGLQAIATAKRLGAVIEASDVRPSVKDQVESLGAKFIDVPFETDEEKEAAQGSGGYARAMPASWLERQKGEVAKRVAQADVVITTALIPGRPAPVLVTEAMVQSMKPGSVIVDIAAPQGGNCPLTEAGQTVVRHGVTLVGETNLPALVAADASALYARNLLDFLKLIIHPEGALHVDRQDDIVAACLVAHEGAVTRA; this is translated from the coding sequence ATGCAGATAGGTGTACCAGCCGAGTCCATGGTTGGAGAAACCCGGGTCGCCGCGACCCCGGAGACGGTCAAGAAGCTCAAGGCCCAGGGCCATGCGGTGCGCATCCAGGCGGGTGCGGGCGTGGCCGCCAGCGTGCCGGATGCCGCCTATGCCGCGGCCGGCGCCGAGATCGTGGACGCCGCCGGCGCCTGGGGCGCTGACCTGGTGCTCAAGGTCCGCTGCCCCACCGAATCCGAAACGCCCCTGCTGCGCCCCGGCGCCACGCTGGTCGGCATGCTCAACCCCTTCGATGCGACCGGCCTGCAGCGGCTGGCGCAGGCGGGCGTCACTGCCTACGCGCTGGAGGCTGCGCCCCGCACCACGCGCGCCCAGAGCATGGACGTGCTGTCTTCCCAGGCCAACATCGCCGGCTACAAGGCCGTGATGATCGCGGCCGACCGTTACCAGCGCTTCTTTCCCATGCTCATGACCGCCGCCGGCACGGTGAAGGCCGCGCGCGTGGTGGTGCTGGGCGTGGGCGTGGCCGGCCTGCAGGCCATCGCCACGGCCAAGCGGCTGGGCGCGGTGATCGAGGCCTCCGACGTGCGGCCCTCGGTCAAGGACCAGGTCGAATCGCTGGGCGCGAAGTTCATCGACGTGCCCTTCGAAACCGACGAAGAGAAAGAGGCCGCCCAGGGCTCCGGCGGCTATGCGCGCGCCATGCCGGCCAGCTGGCTGGAACGCCAGAAGGGTGAGGTAGCCAAGCGCGTGGCCCAGGCCGACGTGGTCATCACCACCGCCCTCATTCCCGGCCGGCCCGCGCCGGTGCTGGTGACCGAGGCGATGGTGCAGTCCATGAAGCCGGGCTCGGTGATCGTCGACATCGCCGCTCCCCAGGGCGGCAACTGCCCGCTGACCGAAGCCGGCCAGACCGTGGTGCGCCATGGCGTGACGCTGGTCGGCGAAACCAACCTGCCCGCGCTGGTGGCGGCCGATGCCTCGGCACTCTACGCGCGCAACCTGCTCGATTTCCTCAAGCTCATCATCCACCCCGAAGGGGCCCTGCACGTGGACCGGCAAGACGACATCGTCGCCGCCTGCCTCGTGGCCCATGAAGGCGCGGTCACCCGCGCATGA
- a CDS encoding NAD(P) transhydrogenase subunit alpha, whose translation MDAVSPTLINLIIFVLAIYVGYHVVWTVTPALHTPLMAVTNAISAIVIVGAMLAAALTETTLGKTMGVLAVALAAVNVFGGFLVTRRMLEMFRKKERKPASPAAAGTASDKAAP comes from the coding sequence ATGGATGCCGTTTCCCCCACGCTGATCAACCTGATCATCTTCGTGCTGGCCATCTATGTCGGCTACCACGTGGTGTGGACCGTGACCCCGGCGCTGCACACGCCGCTGATGGCGGTGACGAATGCGATCTCGGCCATCGTGATCGTCGGCGCCATGCTGGCCGCAGCCCTCACCGAGACCACCCTGGGCAAGACCATGGGCGTGCTCGCGGTGGCGCTGGCCGCGGTGAACGTGTTCGGCGGCTTCCTCGTCACGCGGCGCATGCTGGAGATGTTCCGCAAGAAGGAGCGCAAGCCCGCGTCCCCCGCTGCCGCCGGCACCGCTTCCGACAAGGCCGCGCCATGA